The segment TGAGTCTGGATGATCTGCTTGGCAAATTCGTAAAGCACCTGACCTTCGCGCGTAAGCCGAAACTTTTTTTTGCTGCGTTCAATCAAAAGGGACTTGAACTGCCTCTCAAGAGAACTTATCTGCTGGCTGACCGCCGATTGAGTGACATTATTAATCTGTGCGGCTTTGGTGAAACTTTCAGTTTCAGCCAAATCGCAGAAGACTTTGAGACTTTCGATTTGCATAAGTTATGTTTATTGAATCCAAAACTGTCCAGTCAGTCAACAGGTGTAGGGTAACTTGATGATGACAATGCGTGTTTGACCTTCAGCAGGAGGTCCTGACCGGTGAAGGGTTTTGTAAATAGGTGATTTCGTCCGATGCCGGCATTGCAAACCACGCCGGCCGCAGCCAGCAGGAGCGTGGGCCAAAATGCTTTTTCCAATCCGAAAACGACGTCAGACTTCATGGTACGCAACGACAACTCTCTGAACTTAACTTAATTAACATACGTGTTTTCTCCAAATAAAATTACCAATTTAAGAAGGAACATCCAGAAAGGCCGCGGGCAAAAGTTCGCGCACCGTGAATTCCTTTATCTTTTTTGGAAACTTACTGTCGGCAGTCCAGACCTTCGCATCCGGGGCGTATTCCGATAAAAGCTGCCGGCACGCTCCACACGGCATTGGAGTGCCCGGTGCACGAGCCACCACCGCAACCGCCACGTACTTCTTAAAACCCTCCGTCAAACCCTTGAACAAAGCAACCCGCTCAGCGCAACAGGTCAGGCCATAACTTGCGCTTTCCACGTTGGCGCCGGTGATGATTTCACCCTTGTCCGTCAATAACGCCGCCCCCACCTGGAATTTCGAATAGGGTGCCACGGCCATTTGGCGTGCTTTCAATGCCGCCGCGACCAGTTCCGCTCTCTTATCAGCCCTTCGCATACAATTTTGCAAAACTGTTAAGCAATCGCGCTGCCATATTCTTCACTCGTTCGGCAGTCTCAAGCACTTCGGCATGGGAGAGCGTATCCCCGCCACAGCCTGCCGCTAAATTCGTTATGCACGAGACACCCGCTACATTGATGCCACATTGACGCGCCACAATCGCCTCCGGAACCGTGCTCATCCCCACCGCATCCGCCCCCAAGGTCGCAAAGGCGCGTATCTCTGCCGGGGTTTCATAGCTCGGACCCGAAACCGCCAGGTAAACCCCCTTTTGCAGCTTCAATCCGCACAATTTCCCCGCCTTATGCAGCAACTGACTCAATTGCTGGTCATAAGTGCACGTCATATCCACAAAACGCGGCAATTTCGCTAT is part of the Pedosphaera parvula Ellin514 genome and harbors:
- a CDS encoding cytidine deaminase, whose protein sequence is MRRADKRAELVAAALKARQMAVAPYSKFQVGAALLTDKGEIITGANVESASYGLTCCAERVALFKGLTEGFKKYVAVAVVARAPGTPMPCGACRQLLSEYAPDAKVWTADSKFPKKIKEFTVRELLPAAFLDVPS